From a region of the Blastopirellula marina genome:
- a CDS encoding response regulator, with the protein MSTRVLVADDSSTMRKIILRSLQAVGVPNAVEAADGEEAVKLFKPGEFDLVLTDWNMPGKSGLEVIQEIRKVDANVKIMMVTTEAEKSRVMEAIQAGVSDYLVKPFTADTLREKLEKHGC; encoded by the coding sequence ATGTCCACACGCGTACTCGTTGCCGACGACTCCAGCACTATGCGAAAGATCATTCTCCGTTCCCTTCAAGCAGTCGGTGTTCCAAACGCAGTTGAAGCCGCCGATGGAGAAGAAGCTGTTAAGCTCTTCAAGCCAGGCGAGTTCGACCTCGTTCTGACCGACTGGAACATGCCCGGCAAGAGCGGCCTGGAAGTGATTCAAGAGATTCGCAAGGTTGACGCCAACGTGAAGATCATGATGGTCACCACCGAAGCGGAAAAGTCGCGTGTCATGGAAGCCATCCAGGCCGGTGTTTCCGACTACCTGGTCAAGCCATTCACCGCCGATACGCTTCGCGAAAAGCTGGAAAAGCACGGCTGCTAA
- a CDS encoding CheR family methyltransferase — protein sequence MSSLAVTAQVTDDQMRRYAKMIYDVAGIEISLAKKQLLSNRIRRRLKESGIADFEQYYNFLKKLPISHAEWDGFLQEVTTHETYLFRDDSNWKWLRGTFLPEFQKNGKSSLRVWSAACSTGDEAYSIATCIADGVRNLSATRIQIVGTDIGVGAVQEANDAKFNERAMRLVPDDLKRRYFSQMGGASIWEPNAKLRAMTKFRQHNLLDRLAESPFDLVFLKNVLIYFNTDSKKRVMRNVEQVMKPGSYLVAGAAEGISDLMDGFERIHPWLYLRK from the coding sequence ATGAGCTCACTAGCCGTCACCGCACAAGTCACCGACGACCAGATGCGGCGTTATGCGAAAATGATTTACGACGTTGCCGGAATCGAAATCTCACTGGCAAAGAAACAACTTCTTTCCAACCGCATTCGACGACGTTTGAAGGAATCGGGGATTGCTGACTTCGAGCAATATTACAACTTTCTGAAGAAACTTCCTATTTCGCATGCGGAGTGGGATGGGTTTCTGCAAGAGGTAACAACCCACGAAACCTATCTTTTTCGCGATGATTCCAATTGGAAGTGGCTGCGAGGAACGTTTTTGCCAGAGTTTCAGAAGAATGGCAAGAGCTCACTGCGAGTCTGGTCGGCAGCTTGTAGCACGGGTGACGAGGCGTATTCGATCGCCACTTGCATTGCCGATGGTGTTCGCAATCTATCGGCCACGAGGATTCAGATTGTCGGTACCGATATTGGTGTCGGAGCCGTTCAAGAGGCCAATGACGCAAAGTTCAACGAACGGGCCATGCGTTTGGTACCCGATGACTTGAAGCGTCGGTACTTCAGCCAGATGGGTGGAGCTTCGATCTGGGAGCCCAACGCAAAACTTCGTGCGATGACAAAGTTTCGACAGCACAACCTGCTGGATCGGCTTGCGGAGTCGCCGTTTGATCTCGTGTTTTTGAAGAATGTATTGATTTACTTCAATACTGATTCCAAGAAGCGAGTCATGCGGAATGTGGAACAGGTGATGAAGCCGGGGAGCTACCTGGTGGCAGGCGCAGCCGAGGGGATTAGCGACCTGATGGATGGGTTCGAGCGAATTCATCCGTGGCTCTATCTGCGGAAATAG
- a CDS encoding STN domain-containing protein: MRSLVRNLTQLLMGVLTVQFLLLGSLAQAQEAIDWRTEADLEKQLQSTFDLTWEDVPLRDGLMRLAQTQRVAIFLDRRVDPDQPIKMKFSDERLELGLQRIAAQLGIGMARVGDVIYLGPQETARRLPTVAELQAQFAKSSGYPEAVKLLDRKKYGWPKLSTPEEILNDVAASHAMRWNNLDVVIKHDLWPAVDFPPMKTTEYLSLVLAGYHASYRFNKTDDGVELQLIPIPDELSLTRVYPYAGNHDEAIEKITQLFPEAKVQSDGKRKLAVTGPQQVQDQVAKLLRGGTARNTVVTPGEKRYTLNVEQLPLGPVLNALEQQLGMEFEVPDDMEQALTQRISFSVKTANMQGLLDAVFEGTDLTYEIQEKKIVISKKP, encoded by the coding sequence ATGCGATCGTTAGTGCGCAATCTTACCCAGCTTCTCATGGGAGTATTGACAGTCCAGTTTTTGCTATTAGGAAGCCTGGCTCAAGCGCAAGAGGCTATCGACTGGCGAACCGAAGCAGATCTCGAGAAACAGCTTCAATCGACGTTCGATTTAACTTGGGAAGATGTCCCTCTTCGTGATGGACTGATGCGACTGGCGCAAACGCAGCGGGTTGCCATATTCCTGGATCGGCGCGTCGATCCTGATCAGCCCATCAAGATGAAGTTTTCCGACGAGCGGCTCGAACTCGGGCTGCAGCGAATCGCTGCTCAGCTTGGGATTGGCATGGCTCGCGTTGGCGACGTCATCTATCTTGGCCCGCAAGAGACAGCCAGGCGCTTACCAACGGTGGCCGAACTTCAAGCACAGTTCGCGAAATCAAGTGGATACCCGGAAGCGGTCAAACTGCTCGACCGGAAGAAGTATGGTTGGCCGAAGCTTTCGACCCCTGAAGAGATTCTGAACGACGTTGCCGCTAGTCATGCCATGCGATGGAATAATCTGGATGTCGTCATCAAGCACGACCTATGGCCGGCGGTCGATTTTCCCCCGATGAAAACGACCGAATACCTTTCCCTGGTCCTGGCTGGCTACCATGCGTCGTACCGGTTTAACAAGACCGACGACGGTGTCGAGCTTCAGTTGATTCCCATTCCGGATGAACTCTCGCTGACGCGTGTCTATCCTTATGCTGGCAACCACGATGAAGCAATCGAAAAGATCACTCAGCTGTTTCCCGAGGCCAAGGTCCAGTCAGACGGTAAGCGGAAACTGGCAGTGACTGGGCCGCAGCAAGTTCAAGACCAAGTGGCTAAGTTGTTGCGCGGAGGAACGGCGCGCAATACCGTAGTCACGCCAGGCGAGAAACGCTATACGCTCAACGTCGAGCAGCTTCCGCTGGGACCGGTTCTCAACGCGCTCGAGCAGCAACTGGGCATGGAGTTTGAGGTGCCCGACGACATGGAGCAAGCATTGACGCAGCGAATCTCCTTCAGTGTGAAGACTGCCAACATGCAGGGCTTGCTGGATGCGGTATTTGAAGGGACCGATCTTACTTACGAGATTCAAGAGAAGAAGATCGTCATCTCGAAGAAGCCCTAA
- a CDS encoding methyl-accepting chemotaxis protein produces the protein MTANKTSQANANVQNLRNELSVAKAMSENSPINIMMADKNLTITYVNPASLDTLRTLAAYIPCKPEAVVGQSIDIFHKDPAYQRRILSNPQNLPVRTNIELGDQTADLLVSATYDEAGEYLGPMVTWEVVTEKRRLEASAAEKTAIVENAPINILLADLNGTITYMNPASEKTLRSIEHILPVPVSKIVGASYDIFHKNPAHQRRLLGDPSNLPINTQIEIEGEYLDLQASAIYDKEGHFTGPMVAWSLVTDQVKAKQAEEARLEREREEQAELLRNVDQILAVVEAAAEGDLTKRIDLNRDDAIGKLAEGIDRMIADLRDIIGQVVDSGMQFAEGASVIAENSQNLAQGAQTQSASVEEMSASIEELTRSIDSVKDNASEANRMAGDTSTMAEEGGNAVQKSIEAMERIKTSSEQISEIIQVISEIASQTNLLALNAAIEAARAGEHGLGFAVVADEVRKLAERSSEAAKEISSLIKESTQRVQDGSTLSAQTGAALEKIIAGVSSTADKISEIATATVEQAQNANEVAGAIQQVSGVTEQSAAASEEMASSSEELGAQATMLRELVSRFRI, from the coding sequence ATGACCGCTAATAAAACATCTCAGGCCAACGCAAACGTACAAAACCTTCGCAACGAGCTTTCGGTAGCGAAAGCCATGAGCGAAAACTCGCCCATCAATATCATGATGGCCGATAAGAACCTTACGATCACCTACGTTAATCCGGCCAGCTTGGATACGCTACGTACCCTGGCTGCTTATATTCCCTGTAAGCCGGAAGCCGTTGTCGGCCAGTCGATCGATATCTTCCACAAAGATCCGGCCTACCAACGCCGCATCCTTAGCAATCCTCAAAATCTCCCAGTCCGAACCAACATCGAACTCGGCGATCAAACGGCCGACTTGCTGGTTTCGGCTACCTACGACGAAGCGGGCGAATACCTCGGCCCGATGGTTACCTGGGAAGTCGTGACCGAAAAGCGTCGCCTGGAAGCTTCCGCTGCTGAAAAGACGGCGATCGTCGAAAACGCCCCGATCAACATCCTGTTGGCCGACCTGAATGGCACGATCACCTACATGAACCCAGCTTCGGAAAAGACGCTGCGTAGCATCGAGCACATCTTGCCGGTTCCCGTTTCCAAGATTGTTGGTGCTTCGTACGACATCTTCCACAAGAATCCTGCTCATCAGCGTCGTCTGCTGGGCGATCCGAGCAATCTGCCGATCAATACTCAGATTGAAATCGAAGGTGAATACCTCGATCTGCAGGCCAGTGCCATCTATGACAAAGAAGGTCACTTCACTGGTCCGATGGTGGCCTGGTCGCTGGTTACCGATCAAGTCAAAGCCAAACAAGCCGAAGAAGCACGTCTGGAACGCGAACGCGAAGAGCAGGCCGAACTTCTCCGCAACGTCGATCAGATCCTGGCAGTTGTCGAAGCCGCTGCCGAAGGCGACTTGACCAAGCGTATCGATCTGAACCGTGACGATGCAATTGGCAAACTGGCCGAAGGCATCGATCGTATGATCGCCGACCTGCGTGACATCATCGGTCAGGTTGTCGACAGCGGCATGCAGTTCGCTGAAGGTGCCTCGGTGATTGCCGAAAATTCGCAGAACCTGGCTCAGGGTGCTCAGACCCAGAGTGCTTCGGTCGAAGAAATGAGTGCTTCGATTGAAGAACTGACCCGCAGCATCGACTCGGTCAAAGACAATGCCAGCGAAGCCAATCGCATGGCTGGCGACACCAGCACGATGGCGGAAGAAGGTGGTAACGCCGTTCAGAAGTCGATCGAAGCGATGGAACGGATCAAGACTTCCTCGGAACAGATTAGCGAAATCATTCAGGTGATCTCGGAAATCGCCAGCCAGACCAATCTGTTGGCACTCAATGCAGCGATCGAAGCTGCCCGTGCCGGCGAACATGGCTTGGGATTTGCCGTGGTGGCCGACGAAGTTCGCAAGCTGGCCGAACGTTCGAGCGAAGCCGCCAAAGAGATTTCGTCGCTCATTAAAGAGTCGACGCAACGAGTCCAAGATGGTTCCACGCTGAGTGCTCAAACGGGTGCCGCACTGGAAAAGATCATCGCCGGAGTCAGTTCGACTGCCGACAAGATCTCGGAAATCGCCACCGCAACTGTGGAGCAGGCTCAGAACGCCAACGAAGTCGCTGGAGCAATTCAGCAGGTTTCCGGTGTCACCGAGCAGTCGGCAGCCGCTTCGGAAGAAATGGCTTCCAGCAGCGAAGAATTGGGTGCTCAGGCCACCATGCTTCGCGAGTTGGTCAGCCGCTTCCGCATCTAA
- a CDS encoding ABC1 kinase family protein, whose product MPVESIRRTWNYAQLAKDTAKVRWSHDDKAKQAAQTLVAERLGRMRGLPQKVGQMMAFSRDQAKQDAFGVLYESADPLPWSVMRPILQAAWDVDPDTLFQEIDPNGKAASLGQVHSATLHDGRKLAIKIQYPGIHDAVMSDLSAIGWLAKPFGNLSSGFDLEGYRNTVLEGLKSELDYRLEANSQVAFADGPGRSPWVIVPQVDQELSSENVLVSQWVDGDSWQEVQSHWSRDEKSELGRRLLFWFLESLFEHGQIHADLHPGNIRFLRTSDGPKIVLYDFGSVCHMNMTERTTLLRFIQSTRDQSESPLPLLVELGFRLDLLEPLASRLPALSRVLLEPFCVDHPYDTNHWRLSERLNDLLGAERMNFRMAGPPNLIYLLRSFHAMIMYLGGLEAKVLWYRAVQSHVAKHRQAIEKLRPPHLPTPDYNTLAKHLKVQVLRDGQLKASVTLAAAAIDRLENFLDDETLRRIQEERIDLVEIVRDVRRSGYVPGSVFELADPQREVKVWLE is encoded by the coding sequence ATGCCAGTCGAGTCGATTCGCCGTACCTGGAACTACGCTCAACTTGCCAAGGACACGGCCAAGGTTCGTTGGTCGCACGACGATAAAGCGAAGCAGGCAGCCCAAACACTTGTGGCTGAGCGTCTTGGGCGTATGCGAGGCCTGCCGCAAAAGGTTGGCCAAATGATGGCCTTCTCGCGCGACCAGGCCAAGCAAGATGCGTTCGGCGTACTGTATGAGTCGGCCGATCCCCTCCCCTGGTCTGTCATGCGGCCGATCTTACAGGCAGCTTGGGATGTCGATCCCGACACCCTCTTTCAAGAGATCGATCCCAACGGCAAAGCTGCTTCTCTGGGGCAAGTGCACTCCGCAACGCTCCATGATGGACGAAAACTAGCAATCAAGATCCAATACCCCGGTATTCACGATGCCGTGATGTCCGACCTGTCGGCGATTGGTTGGCTGGCTAAACCGTTCGGCAACTTGTCCAGCGGGTTCGACCTGGAAGGATATCGCAATACGGTCCTCGAAGGGCTGAAGAGCGAACTTGATTACCGCCTTGAAGCAAACTCGCAAGTCGCGTTTGCTGACGGACCTGGGCGAAGCCCATGGGTGATCGTTCCGCAGGTCGATCAAGAACTTTCCAGCGAAAATGTTCTCGTCTCTCAGTGGGTCGATGGCGATTCGTGGCAGGAGGTTCAGTCGCATTGGAGTCGTGACGAGAAGTCAGAGTTGGGACGACGATTGCTCTTCTGGTTTCTAGAGAGCCTCTTTGAACATGGACAAATCCATGCCGATTTGCACCCGGGAAACATTCGCTTTCTGCGAACCAGTGACGGCCCGAAGATTGTTCTGTACGACTTCGGTTCGGTCTGTCATATGAACATGACCGAGCGAACAACGCTGTTGCGATTCATTCAGTCAACGCGAGACCAAAGCGAATCTCCCCTCCCCTTGTTGGTCGAGCTTGGGTTTCGCCTGGACCTGCTCGAACCGCTGGCAAGTCGTCTGCCGGCACTCAGTCGTGTGTTGCTGGAACCCTTTTGCGTAGACCATCCTTACGACACCAATCATTGGAGATTGAGCGAACGATTGAACGATTTGCTCGGAGCCGAACGAATGAACTTCCGCATGGCAGGGCCGCCGAACTTGATTTACCTGCTCCGGTCATTCCACGCGATGATTATGTATCTTGGTGGTCTCGAGGCGAAAGTGCTGTGGTACCGCGCCGTGCAATCGCACGTAGCAAAGCATCGTCAGGCAATTGAAAAGCTTCGGCCGCCGCATCTGCCGACGCCAGACTACAACACGTTGGCCAAGCACTTGAAGGTGCAGGTCTTGCGAGATGGCCAATTGAAAGCCAGCGTTACGTTGGCGGCAGCGGCAATCGATCGCCTGGAAAACTTTCTCGATGACGAGACGCTGCGACGGATCCAGGAAGA
- a CDS encoding tetratricopeptide repeat protein translates to MSHSPERHPVLLSIFQKYLSEENTAAFIHRVAAVYTCGTLERLSQHGTAEVRRAAVMALCFVSDYSSNHTVGMALNDADRGVRLIAENGIRSLWIRAGTQSQRHRLRKVMTQIQGNSLDSALQEADSLIVDAPWYSEAYNQRGQVYFKRQNFERSLRDSHQALEINPYHFPAAISMGQCYLRQGENVMALDSFRRALRLNPNLESIRTQISYLERQLEEM, encoded by the coding sequence GTGAGCCACTCCCCCGAGCGTCATCCCGTACTGCTTTCGATCTTCCAGAAGTACCTTTCGGAAGAAAATACTGCGGCGTTTATTCATCGCGTGGCAGCGGTTTATACGTGCGGTACGCTGGAGCGTCTCTCTCAACACGGTACCGCTGAAGTACGCCGAGCGGCAGTGATGGCCTTGTGCTTTGTCAGCGATTATTCGTCGAACCACACCGTCGGCATGGCCCTGAACGATGCCGACCGGGGGGTTCGCCTGATTGCCGAGAATGGCATTCGTTCTCTCTGGATTCGTGCCGGCACACAAAGCCAGCGGCATCGCTTACGCAAAGTGATGACGCAAATCCAAGGCAACTCATTGGATTCGGCCCTGCAGGAAGCCGACTCGCTGATCGTCGATGCCCCCTGGTACTCGGAAGCCTATAACCAACGCGGGCAGGTTTACTTCAAGCGGCAGAACTTCGAGCGTTCCCTGCGTGATAGTCACCAGGCGTTAGAAATTAATCCCTATCATTTCCCCGCGGCTATCTCGATGGGGCAGTGCTACCTACGCCAGGGCGAAAACGTCATGGCGCTCGATAGCTTCCGCCGCGCCTTGCGACTGAATCCCAACCTCGAATCCATTCGCACGCAGATTAGCTACCTGGAGCGGCAACTCGAAGAGATGTAA
- a CDS encoding chemotaxis protein CheW, which produces MSVTTEDLKTEERSSHESQRREGLNSMQLVSFQLAKEEYGIEITRVQEIILMGEITRVPQTPIYIKGLINLRNTVIPIVDLRLRFGLQEQESTDETRIMVMNVGGKTVGIIVDAVSEVLRISKDQISSPPPTVAGLGREYLTGLVKLDKRLLILLDIDKILGKSEVEQIEARIG; this is translated from the coding sequence TTGTCCGTAACTACTGAAGATTTAAAGACGGAAGAGCGTTCGAGCCACGAATCGCAGCGTCGAGAAGGGCTCAATTCCATGCAACTGGTCAGTTTTCAATTGGCCAAAGAGGAATACGGAATCGAAATCACCCGCGTTCAGGAAATCATCCTGATGGGTGAGATCACCCGCGTGCCTCAGACCCCTATCTATATCAAAGGCCTGATCAATCTTCGCAACACGGTCATTCCGATCGTGGATTTGCGTTTGCGGTTTGGTCTTCAAGAACAAGAGTCCACTGACGAGACCCGCATTATGGTCATGAATGTCGGTGGCAAGACGGTCGGCATTATTGTCGACGCCGTCAGCGAGGTCCTGCGTATCTCCAAGGATCAGATTTCCTCGCCACCTCCGACCGTGGCTGGTCTCGGGCGTGAGTATCTCACCGGTTTGGTGAAACTCGACAAGCGTCTTTTGATCTTGCTGGATATCGACAAGATTCTGGGCAAATCGGAAGTCGAGCAAATCGAAGCTCGAATCGGCTAA
- a CDS encoding chemotaxis protein CheA produces the protein MSDSTAMRDDCSDDLLADFLDESTQLIERINERLMELEQWVQDEASSGVVIDEALLNDMFRSAHSIKGLSAMLGLPRINGLTHNIENVFDAARRGQLTIERHVVGVVYASVDRLSELIDHLRDTQSDDLDCETQIAAITEVLVAGGALKEQGAQGDVDDAFGGSVSPALSEPTTQTEKESIVEPAKDSPLVDPFDCTEMFAEVRDEAEVPAKYMAIFLDETELSLDEMTDLLLDSNLATQIESVRTLMCTSHRIKGSAASIGLNRPAKLAHMMEDVLQRHRDAEKTLDPFLVDALLGCVDALRVYLKGLRSGETLDVDFVSCASELLAVEADCLSSSEEAEEPATEEEVVVSEQPRSLDTQELQQLAVSHFEDEASRLLLIRVQLTSNIPLVGLKAQLLCEKLARQGTVLLTNPKRSELDTISELSEVLIGFVTKLEDSVIHSIVNVSGVREVSIQQLKRDLNATSKVPAAVVEATPVQAPPVAVKAEKVEAPVAKQDVKPAEVSEAKVPEAKPVAASAGKPAEANHAKPAETLRVDIERLDQLMNLAGQLVISKARFNQLGENLRDAVPHKQCQQWLDSTELMCEKLLGNTAGKSKKESKELAEVHAQVRKIQQNLTAITKEMRRMDSIRTGMTSFFDAVHQLDRVTDGIQKTIMDTRMVPIGPLFGRFRRVVRDISRTNGKEITLEINGEKTELDKRMIDELGDPLIHMVRNSADHGIESPEDRIKTGKAPCGTITLNAFHRGNSIVIQAIDDGRGLSRDKISKKALEKGLVTQQDLDRMSDQQIYQLIWEPGFSTAEAITEISGRGMGMDIVRAKIESINGVVEVDSKHGEGTVFTIKLPLTMAILPSLMARIDGDLFSIPVESIVEIVCLRRTELRTVHGKETAMVRGRPVSVVELHNTFHWSQPTQRSVSQGDVTMIIIRNDSREMGLVVDGILGEEDVVVKSLAENYQNVEGIAGACVLGNGRVALILDPAAVIDLAVRSPMEATVC, from the coding sequence ATGAGCGACAGCACAGCGATGCGAGATGATTGTTCGGACGATTTGCTGGCCGATTTTCTAGATGAATCGACCCAGCTGATCGAAAGAATCAATGAACGCCTGATGGAGTTGGAGCAGTGGGTTCAGGATGAAGCCAGCTCTGGAGTTGTCATCGACGAGGCTTTGTTGAACGACATGTTTCGTTCGGCACACAGCATCAAGGGACTTTCCGCGATGCTCGGCCTGCCCCGTATTAATGGATTGACCCACAATATCGAGAATGTCTTCGACGCTGCCCGACGAGGTCAGTTGACGATCGAGCGACATGTGGTTGGCGTTGTTTATGCATCGGTTGATCGTTTGAGTGAATTGATCGATCACCTTCGTGATACGCAGTCGGATGACTTGGACTGTGAAACGCAAATTGCGGCTATCACCGAGGTGCTCGTTGCAGGCGGAGCCTTGAAAGAGCAAGGCGCACAGGGGGATGTCGACGATGCGTTCGGCGGCTCTGTGTCTCCAGCACTATCCGAGCCAACAACACAGACTGAGAAAGAATCAATCGTGGAACCAGCCAAAGATTCGCCGCTCGTGGATCCGTTTGACTGCACGGAAATGTTCGCCGAGGTTCGCGACGAAGCGGAAGTTCCGGCAAAATACATGGCGATCTTCCTCGACGAAACCGAACTGTCGCTGGATGAGATGACCGACCTGTTGCTCGATTCAAATCTTGCGACCCAGATAGAGTCGGTCCGAACGCTGATGTGCACGTCGCATCGCATCAAGGGATCGGCAGCTTCCATCGGTCTGAATCGGCCAGCCAAGTTGGCTCATATGATGGAAGACGTACTTCAGCGTCATCGCGATGCTGAGAAGACCTTGGATCCGTTTCTGGTCGACGCTCTACTGGGATGTGTCGATGCCCTGCGAGTCTACTTAAAGGGGCTGCGAAGTGGTGAGACGCTAGACGTTGACTTCGTAAGCTGTGCCAGTGAACTACTTGCGGTCGAAGCGGACTGCCTCTCGAGCAGCGAAGAGGCCGAAGAGCCTGCGACCGAAGAAGAGGTAGTCGTAAGTGAACAGCCGCGGTCACTCGATACACAAGAGCTTCAGCAACTTGCGGTCAGCCACTTTGAAGACGAAGCTTCGCGTCTGCTGCTAATCCGGGTTCAGTTGACAAGCAATATCCCCCTGGTCGGGCTCAAGGCGCAGCTGCTTTGCGAGAAACTGGCCCGACAAGGGACCGTTCTGCTGACGAATCCTAAGCGAAGTGAGCTTGATACCATCAGTGAATTGTCTGAGGTCCTGATCGGCTTTGTAACGAAGTTGGAAGATTCTGTAATCCACAGTATCGTCAACGTGTCTGGGGTTCGGGAAGTAAGCATTCAACAACTCAAACGAGACTTGAACGCCACATCGAAGGTTCCTGCAGCAGTGGTGGAAGCCACGCCTGTCCAAGCTCCTCCGGTTGCAGTCAAAGCCGAAAAGGTGGAAGCACCGGTTGCGAAGCAGGATGTCAAGCCCGCTGAGGTCTCTGAAGCCAAAGTGCCTGAGGCAAAACCGGTTGCCGCGTCCGCCGGCAAGCCAGCCGAGGCGAATCATGCCAAGCCTGCCGAAACACTGCGTGTCGATATCGAGCGGCTCGATCAGTTGATGAACCTGGCCGGCCAGTTGGTGATCAGCAAGGCTCGCTTCAATCAGTTGGGTGAAAACCTGCGAGATGCGGTGCCGCATAAACAGTGTCAGCAATGGCTTGATTCGACCGAGCTCATGTGTGAAAAGCTGCTCGGCAATACCGCAGGCAAATCGAAGAAGGAATCGAAAGAACTGGCCGAGGTCCACGCTCAGGTTCGCAAGATTCAGCAGAACCTGACCGCGATTACCAAGGAAATGCGTCGAATGGACTCCATTCGCACTGGCATGACCAGCTTCTTTGATGCCGTTCACCAGTTGGATCGCGTGACCGACGGTATCCAGAAAACGATTATGGATACACGCATGGTACCGATTGGGCCCCTGTTTGGGCGTTTCCGTCGCGTCGTCCGAGACATTTCGCGAACCAACGGGAAAGAGATCACGCTGGAGATCAATGGCGAAAAAACCGAACTCGACAAACGCATGATTGACGAGTTAGGGGATCCGCTGATTCACATGGTTCGCAACTCTGCCGATCATGGCATCGAATCGCCTGAGGATCGAATCAAGACCGGAAAGGCCCCATGTGGCACCATTACGCTCAACGCGTTCCATCGCGGCAACAGCATCGTCATTCAAGCCATCGACGATGGTCGGGGTTTGAGCCGTGATAAGATCTCGAAGAAGGCCCTCGAAAAGGGACTGGTAACCCAGCAAGATCTCGATCGTATGAGCGATCAGCAGATCTACCAGTTAATCTGGGAACCAGGTTTCAGCACCGCCGAAGCGATTACCGAGATCTCGGGCCGCGGTATGGGGATGGATATCGTTCGTGCCAAGATCGAATCGATCAACGGTGTTGTCGAAGTCGATAGCAAGCATGGCGAAGGAACGGTCTTTACGATCAAGTTGCCTTTGACCATGGCGATTCTGCCAAGCCTGATGGCACGCATCGATGGCGACTTGTTCTCGATTCCGGTCGAATCGATCGTCGAGATTGTTTGCCTGCGACGTACGGAACTGCGAACCGTGCATGGCAAAGAAACTGCGATGGTTCGCGGTCGCCCTGTTTCCGTAGTTGAACTGCACAATACGTTCCACTGGAGCCAGCCGACTCAGCGGTCTGTGTCGCAAGGGGACGTCACCATGATCATCATCCGAAACGACAGCCGAGAGATGGGGCTTGTGGTGGATGGGATTCTGGGTGAAGAAGATGTCGTGGTGAAGTCGCTGGCCGAGAACTATCAGAACGTCGAAGGCATTGCCGGCGCATGCGTGCTGGGTAACGGCCGAGTTGCTCTGATCCTTGACCCTGCAGCCGTGATTGATCTGGCTGTCCGCAGCCCAATGGAAGCAACCGTTTGTTAG
- a CDS encoding chemotaxis protein CheC, with amino-acid sequence MEMTTSTNDQQLQMLQNVLGAATEEASQAMSVWTGGEISLSLDCVREMPLEMVTQECDLGMDLLTMVVLTIEGDIGGTMILTFDEENGRRLAATLLRQEVLTDPEWSELERSALNETGNILGCAYFNAIARLVNCEFVPSPPTFLQDYGVCVLEQALMEQAQEAMDVLICQTTFLQGSEKLNWNILFVPDPKMRKTLRTAT; translated from the coding sequence ATGGAAATGACTACTAGCACCAATGATCAGCAGCTTCAGATGCTCCAGAACGTTCTCGGGGCGGCTACCGAAGAAGCTTCCCAGGCCATGAGCGTCTGGACAGGCGGAGAGATCTCGCTTTCGTTGGATTGTGTTCGCGAAATGCCACTAGAAATGGTGACCCAGGAGTGTGATCTGGGGATGGACCTGCTAACGATGGTCGTACTGACGATCGAGGGGGATATCGGTGGAACGATGATCCTTACCTTCGATGAGGAAAACGGTCGACGGTTGGCTGCGACGCTGCTCCGGCAAGAAGTCTTGACCGATCCCGAGTGGTCCGAGCTGGAACGCTCGGCCTTGAACGAAACCGGCAACATCCTCGGCTGTGCATACTTCAATGCGATTGCTCGCCTGGTGAATTGCGAATTTGTGCCTTCCCCACCGACGTTTCTGCAAGACTACGGCGTCTGTGTGCTGGAGCAGGCCCTGATGGAGCAGGCCCAAGAGGCCATGGATGTATTGATTTGCCAGACAACCTTTCTGCAGGGTAGCGAAAAGTTGAACTGGAATATCTTGTTCGTGCCCGATCCGAAGATGCGAAAAACACTTCGCACGGCGACGTAG